One window from the genome of Mycolicibacterium gadium encodes:
- a CDS encoding serine/threonine-protein kinase: MSGIASELAAAGFEDAVEVGRGGSGVVFRCSQKSLGRSVAVKVLASDLDESDRERFLREGFAMGRLSGHPNIVNILQVGVTESGRPFIVMPYHSVGSLAERLRREGRIAWPEALRMAVKLCGALETAHRAGTLHRDIKPANVLFNDYGEPQLSDFGTARIAGGYKTVTGFFTGTLSYTAPEVLAGNPPTVAADVYSLGATIYALIAGGPPHERKADEDLIAHYLRITSTPVPDLRPHGIPTDVCAAIEKAMSREPGDRQVSVAEFGHELQLAQRHNGLTADPMALSEAGGEPEPTGGTQALPLTGAPREPEPSQFKTEVPESARSLPVSPESSAPPLDPNMFAHTASVSQGSMPWQVPPTPPSPGKKKGPKRLLITVGAAAVALLLVIGGIVLFTSRDKGAEQQAATTRPTVEAQPEWAPIADARVARDAVAATEADGTIWVFGGLGTGDQVSGAHEGYDPALDSWKGGENLPVPVQHAMAVTWEDTPVVLGGWRTDGTNREVATDKVWRVVNSRWVELPPLLQPRAAAAAGVVGDLLVVTGGVDVDGKLLNTTEIYDGTGWRLGAPIPTPRQMSGAASDGKLVYVVGGSNDTADLTAVEAYDPVADKWATMPALPQGRSDFGVAIADARLLAVGGMSDGEALKSVAALDLTTATWTALPDLGTARHGAAVAAVGKTVYAIGGSAGATDQIVASAESLRLAPRKPQPAAEWRSLPDAPTARLMMASTVLDGKIFIAGGMLGHAETLDTFESYDPESGDWETLPSLPVPLHHATATAYRGEVVVIGGASETVTEASNKVFAFRNGKWEELPSLQHARAAPSAAVVDDKIVVVGGQDDKKLVTQTEIFDGDSWTTAADMPTPREHLAAVSDGVYVYAVGGRSLSADENSAAFERFDPESGSWQKLTDMPTPRGSYGAAFIDGRIISVGGEEPTRVLATVEMYDISTGKWTTQAPINTPVHGQVVAAVDTTLFCIGGADRPSHEGPVAIVEALDFN, translated from the coding sequence GCCGGGTTCGAAGACGCTGTCGAAGTGGGCCGGGGCGGCAGCGGTGTCGTCTTCCGCTGCTCCCAGAAGTCGCTCGGGCGAAGTGTTGCCGTCAAGGTGCTGGCGTCTGATCTCGACGAATCCGATCGCGAGCGTTTCCTGCGCGAGGGTTTCGCGATGGGCAGGCTCTCCGGGCACCCGAACATCGTGAACATCCTTCAGGTCGGCGTCACCGAGAGCGGCCGGCCGTTCATCGTAATGCCTTATCACTCAGTGGGTTCGCTCGCGGAGCGGCTGCGCCGCGAGGGCCGCATCGCCTGGCCCGAGGCACTGCGCATGGCGGTGAAATTGTGCGGCGCCCTCGAGACCGCCCACCGCGCGGGTACGTTGCATCGCGACATCAAACCCGCGAACGTCCTCTTCAACGACTACGGCGAACCGCAACTCAGCGACTTCGGGACCGCGCGAATCGCCGGTGGATACAAGACGGTGACCGGATTCTTCACCGGCACCCTGTCCTACACCGCCCCCGAGGTGCTCGCCGGCAACCCCCCGACGGTCGCGGCCGACGTGTACTCCCTGGGCGCCACGATCTACGCGCTGATCGCCGGTGGGCCACCGCACGAGCGCAAGGCCGACGAGGATCTGATCGCGCACTACCTGCGCATCACCTCGACTCCCGTGCCAGACCTGCGACCGCACGGAATCCCCACCGACGTCTGCGCTGCGATAGAGAAGGCGATGTCCCGCGAGCCCGGCGATCGGCAGGTATCGGTCGCCGAGTTCGGCCACGAACTGCAGTTGGCGCAGCGTCACAACGGCTTGACGGCGGATCCGATGGCACTCAGTGAGGCCGGCGGAGAACCCGAGCCGACGGGCGGCACCCAGGCGCTGCCGCTCACGGGAGCGCCTCGCGAGCCCGAGCCGTCTCAATTCAAAACCGAGGTCCCCGAATCCGCACGCAGTCTGCCGGTGAGCCCGGAGAGTTCGGCACCGCCGCTGGACCCGAACATGTTCGCGCACACCGCGTCAGTCAGCCAGGGAAGTATGCCCTGGCAGGTTCCGCCGACACCGCCCAGTCCGGGGAAGAAAAAGGGTCCGAAGCGTCTCCTGATCACTGTCGGCGCGGCTGCCGTCGCGCTGCTCCTCGTCATCGGCGGCATTGTGTTGTTCACGTCGCGCGACAAGGGCGCGGAACAGCAGGCGGCCACGACCCGGCCCACCGTCGAAGCGCAACCTGAATGGGCACCGATCGCGGACGCGCGCGTCGCCCGCGATGCGGTGGCCGCCACCGAAGCCGACGGCACCATCTGGGTGTTCGGCGGTCTCGGAACAGGCGACCAGGTGAGCGGAGCGCACGAGGGCTACGACCCCGCCCTCGACAGCTGGAAGGGTGGCGAGAATCTACCCGTCCCCGTCCAGCACGCGATGGCGGTGACGTGGGAGGACACCCCGGTCGTGCTCGGCGGCTGGCGTACCGATGGCACCAATCGGGAGGTGGCGACCGACAAGGTGTGGCGGGTCGTCAACAGTCGCTGGGTCGAGTTGCCGCCACTGCTGCAACCGCGGGCGGCGGCAGCGGCCGGCGTCGTCGGCGACCTGCTCGTCGTGACCGGCGGTGTGGACGTCGACGGGAAGCTGCTGAACACCACCGAGATCTACGACGGCACCGGATGGCGGCTCGGAGCCCCCATTCCGACGCCACGCCAGATGTCCGGTGCGGCGTCGGACGGCAAGCTCGTCTACGTGGTCGGCGGCTCCAACGACACCGCAGACCTGACCGCCGTCGAAGCCTATGACCCCGTCGCGGACAAGTGGGCGACCATGCCCGCACTTCCGCAGGGGCGCAGCGACTTCGGCGTGGCGATCGCGGACGCCCGGCTGCTGGCCGTCGGCGGAATGTCGGATGGTGAAGCCCTCAAGAGTGTGGCCGCGCTCGACCTCACCACGGCGACCTGGACTGCGCTGCCGGATCTGGGGACCGCGCGGCACGGGGCTGCGGTCGCCGCCGTGGGCAAGACCGTTTACGCGATCGGCGGGTCGGCGGGTGCGACAGACCAGATCGTCGCGTCGGCCGAATCGCTGAGACTCGCACCACGCAAACCTCAACCGGCAGCGGAGTGGCGGTCGTTGCCGGACGCACCGACGGCGCGACTGATGATGGCGTCAACCGTGCTCGACGGAAAGATCTTCATTGCGGGCGGCATGTTGGGTCACGCCGAAACGCTCGACACGTTCGAGAGCTACGACCCCGAAAGCGGCGATTGGGAGACGCTGCCTTCGTTACCCGTTCCGCTGCACCACGCGACCGCGACGGCCTATCGCGGCGAGGTCGTCGTCATCGGTGGGGCCAGCGAAACCGTCACCGAGGCGTCGAACAAGGTGTTCGCCTTCCGCAACGGAAAGTGGGAGGAGCTGCCGAGCCTGCAGCATGCCCGGGCCGCGCCGTCGGCGGCGGTGGTCGACGACAAGATCGTGGTGGTCGGCGGACAGGACGACAAGAAGCTCGTCACACAGACCGAGATCTTCGATGGCGACTCCTGGACGACGGCTGCCGATATGCCAACGCCGCGTGAGCATTTGGCGGCGGTATCGGACGGCGTCTATGTGTACGCGGTCGGTGGCCGGTCGTTGAGTGCAGACGAGAACTCGGCGGCCTTCGAGCGCTTCGATCCGGAATCCGGAAGCTGGCAGAAGCTCACGGACATGCCGACTCCGCGCGGCAGCTATGGCGCCGCGTTCATCGACGGCCGGATCATCTCCGTCGGTGGGGAAGAGCCGACGCGGGTGCTCGCCACGGTCGAGATGTACGACATCTCCACCGGGAAGTGGACGACGCAGGCGCCGATCAACACGCCGGTGCACGGTCAGGTGGTGGCCGCCGTCGACACGACGCTGTTCTGCATCGGCGGCGCCGACCGGCCCAGCCACGAAGGTCCCGTGGCGATCGTCGAGGCGCTCGACTTCAACTAG